In a genomic window of Zingiber officinale cultivar Zhangliang chromosome 9B, Zo_v1.1, whole genome shotgun sequence:
- the LOC122024068 gene encoding probable NOT transcription complex subunit VIP2 isoform X4 produces the protein MSWLPNSTVIGSASNFADSSGRPYTTLFSAQSAATPGFFPSGGIQGLHNLHGSFNLPNMPSLLASREAAMNAVSSGGVQQLGGSIPSGRFTSNNLLVALSQIPHGSGVTNRGGINVVGNHAFSSSNINGADGPITGISSSSASGSRSSVPGLGVSSVLGNIGPKLTSSVANIVGGGNMGRNINSGGLSVSGLASLVNSATNSGSGNLNVQGTNRLISSMLQPAGPPMIGMLGNSYPTSGGSLSRSQGGNNALSSMDGTSTYFEFLGATRKQGVGVSSIVHQNQEFSIQNEDFPALPGYKGGSSDFSVDLHQKEQLHENISTIQSHQLPFDINQMARSGGFNLGGTFQPNLQQQQLHATAASSGELPFAPGNSRDLRSHGSDFFPSHGNYHSQIQNSADPSIGLRALNSVTSASGMNTYEQLIQQYQQSQSQSQFRLQQMSDVGQSYKGQNVKSTQGSQVPPDPFCMLGLLSVISMHDPDLTRLALGIDLTTVGLSLNSTDSLYKTFSSPWSDEPAKGELEYCIPTCYHAKAQLPLHQLYFSKLQLSTLFYVFYSMPKDEAQLYAASELYARGWFYHKDQQLWFTRVPNSETLVKTHAYERGLYLCFDPNTWSTILKEHFVLHYDAVEKKPILPSDHP, from the exons ATGTCTTGGCTTCCAAAT TCAACAGTTATTGGTTCAGCATCAAATTTTGCAGACTCCTCAGGCCGACCCTATACCACATTGTTTTCTGCCCAGTCTGCTGCAACGCCTGGGTTTTTTCCCTCTG GTGGTATTCAAGGATTGCATAACCTTCATGGAAGCTTCAACCTGCCAAACATGCCAAGTTTGCTTGCATCAAGAGAGGCTGCAATGAATGCTGTATCATCTGGTGGTGTTCAGCAACTGGGAGGAAGCATTCCTAGTGGGCGATTCACGTCAAACAATCTTTTGGTTGCATTGTCTCAG aTACCTCATGGCTCTGGTGTCACAAATAGAGGGGGTATTAATGTCGTTGGAAATCATGCTTTTAGTAGTAGTAATATTAATGGAGCTGATGGGCCAATAACTGGTATTTCCTCAAGTTCAGCTTCTGGCAGTCGTAGTTCTGTTCCTGGTTTGGGAGTTTCTTCAGTATTGGGTAACATAGGCCCAAAACTTACAAGCTCTGTAGCTAATATTGTTGGTGGTGGTAACATGGGAAGAAACATCAACTCTGGAGGATTATCCGTGTCTGGTTTAGCTTCACTGGTAAACTCAGCTACTAATAGTGGATCAGGGAACCTCAATGTACAAGGTACCAACAGATTGATCAGTAGCatgcttcaaccag CCGGACCACCAATGATCGGTATGCTTGGTAACTCGTATCCTACATCTGGAGGATCGCTATCTAGGAGCCAAGGTGGGAATAATGCTTTAAGCTCTATGG ATGGAACATCAACCTATTTTGAATTCTTAGGTGCAACACGGAAGCAAGGAGTTGGGGTTAGCTCCATTGTTCATCAAAATCAAGAATTTAGCATACAAAATGAAGATTTCCCAGCTTTGCCAGGATATAaag GTGGTAGCTCAGATTTTTCAGTGGATCTACATCAGAAGGAACAACTTCATGAAAATATTTCTACCATACAATCACACCAATTACCA TTTGATATCAACCAGATGGCAAGATCTGGCGGATTTAACTTAGGAGGAACTTTCCAACCTAACCTTCAGCAACAGCAGCTGCATGCTACTGCAGCCAGTAGTGGTGAACTTCCTTTTGCACCTGGAAACAGTCGAGATCTACGATCACATGGCTCTGATTTCTTTCCTTCTCACGGGAATTATCATTCACAG ATTCAAAACAGTGCAGACCCTAGTATTGGGTTGAGAGCATTGAACTCTGTTACATCTGCTTCTGGTATGAATACATACGAGCAGCTGATTCAGCAATATCAACAATCACAAAGTCAATCTCAATTTAGACTACAGCAGATGTCTGATGTCGGTCAATCATATAAAGGTCAAAATGTAAAATCCACCCAGGGGTCACAAGTACCTCCTGATCCATTTTGCATGTTAGGGTTGTTGAGTGTTATTAGTATGCATGATCCAGATCTTACGCGTCTTGCATTGGGAATTGATTTAACTACCGTAGGACTGAGCTTGAACTCTACAGATAGTCTTTATAAAACATTTAGTTCACCTTGGTCTGATGAACCTGCCAAGGGGGAGCTTGAATATTGCATTCCAACATGTTATCATGCCAAAGCACAGCTGCCTCTACAT CAGCTATATTTCTCAAAACTTCAGCTATCAACCCTGTTTTACGTTTTCTATAG TATGCCGAAGGATGAAGCTCAACTTTATGCGGCTTCTGAACT GTACGCCCGTGGATGGTTCTACCACAAAGATCAACAGTTATGGTTTACAAGAGTCCCGAACTCAGAGACTCTTGTCAAGACGCATGCTTACGAAAGAGGATTGTACCTTTGCTTTGATCCGAACACATGGAGCACAATTTTGAAG GAGCACTTTGTTTTGCATTACGATGCAGTGGAAAAGAAGCCGATACTCCCTTCAGATCACCCTTAA
- the LOC122024068 gene encoding probable NOT transcription complex subunit VIP2 isoform X2 codes for MSWLPNSTVIGSASNFADSSGRPYTTLFSAQSAATPGFFPSGGIQGLHNLHGSFNLPNMPSLLASREAAMNAVSSGGVQQLGGSIPSGRFTSNNLLVALSQIPHGSGVTNRGGINVVGNHAFSSSNINGADGPITGISSSSASGSRSSVPGLGVSSVLGNIGPKLTSSVANIVGGGNMGRNINSGGLSVSGLASLVNSATNSGSGNLNVQGTNRLISSMLQPAGPPMIGMLGNSYPTSGGSLSRSQGGNNALSSMGMSNTINAVDSSPFDMNDFPQLTSRPSSAGGQQGQLGATRKQGVGVSSIVHQNQEFSIQNEDFPALPGYKGGSSDFSVDLHQKEQLHENISTIQSHQLPFDINQMARSGGFNLGGTFQPNLQQQQLHATAASSGELPFAPGNSRDLRSHGSDFFPSHGNYHSQIQNSADPSIGLRALNSVTSASGMNTYEQLIQQYQQSQSQSQFRLQQMSDVGQSYKGQNVKSTQGSQVPPDPFCMLGLLSVISMHDPDLTRLALGIDLTTVGLSLNSTDSLYKTFSSPWSDEPAKGELEYCIPTCYHAKAQLPLHLYFSKLQLSTLFYVFYSMPKDEAQLYAASELYARGWFYHKDQQLWFTRVPNSETLVKTHAYERGLYLCFDPNTWSTILKEHFVLHYDAVEKKPILPSDHP; via the exons ATGTCTTGGCTTCCAAAT TCAACAGTTATTGGTTCAGCATCAAATTTTGCAGACTCCTCAGGCCGACCCTATACCACATTGTTTTCTGCCCAGTCTGCTGCAACGCCTGGGTTTTTTCCCTCTG GTGGTATTCAAGGATTGCATAACCTTCATGGAAGCTTCAACCTGCCAAACATGCCAAGTTTGCTTGCATCAAGAGAGGCTGCAATGAATGCTGTATCATCTGGTGGTGTTCAGCAACTGGGAGGAAGCATTCCTAGTGGGCGATTCACGTCAAACAATCTTTTGGTTGCATTGTCTCAG aTACCTCATGGCTCTGGTGTCACAAATAGAGGGGGTATTAATGTCGTTGGAAATCATGCTTTTAGTAGTAGTAATATTAATGGAGCTGATGGGCCAATAACTGGTATTTCCTCAAGTTCAGCTTCTGGCAGTCGTAGTTCTGTTCCTGGTTTGGGAGTTTCTTCAGTATTGGGTAACATAGGCCCAAAACTTACAAGCTCTGTAGCTAATATTGTTGGTGGTGGTAACATGGGAAGAAACATCAACTCTGGAGGATTATCCGTGTCTGGTTTAGCTTCACTGGTAAACTCAGCTACTAATAGTGGATCAGGGAACCTCAATGTACAAGGTACCAACAGATTGATCAGTAGCatgcttcaaccag CCGGACCACCAATGATCGGTATGCTTGGTAACTCGTATCCTACATCTGGAGGATCGCTATCTAGGAGCCAAGGTGGGAATAATGCTTTAAGCTCTATGGGTATGTCGAATACCATCAATGCAGTGGATAGTTCTCCTTTTGATATGAATGATTTTCCTCAATTAACTTCAAGGCCTAGCTCAGCAGGAGGCCAACAAGGGCAATTGG GTGCAACACGGAAGCAAGGAGTTGGGGTTAGCTCCATTGTTCATCAAAATCAAGAATTTAGCATACAAAATGAAGATTTCCCAGCTTTGCCAGGATATAaag GTGGTAGCTCAGATTTTTCAGTGGATCTACATCAGAAGGAACAACTTCATGAAAATATTTCTACCATACAATCACACCAATTACCA TTTGATATCAACCAGATGGCAAGATCTGGCGGATTTAACTTAGGAGGAACTTTCCAACCTAACCTTCAGCAACAGCAGCTGCATGCTACTGCAGCCAGTAGTGGTGAACTTCCTTTTGCACCTGGAAACAGTCGAGATCTACGATCACATGGCTCTGATTTCTTTCCTTCTCACGGGAATTATCATTCACAG ATTCAAAACAGTGCAGACCCTAGTATTGGGTTGAGAGCATTGAACTCTGTTACATCTGCTTCTGGTATGAATACATACGAGCAGCTGATTCAGCAATATCAACAATCACAAAGTCAATCTCAATTTAGACTACAGCAGATGTCTGATGTCGGTCAATCATATAAAGGTCAAAATGTAAAATCCACCCAGGGGTCACAAGTACCTCCTGATCCATTTTGCATGTTAGGGTTGTTGAGTGTTATTAGTATGCATGATCCAGATCTTACGCGTCTTGCATTGGGAATTGATTTAACTACCGTAGGACTGAGCTTGAACTCTACAGATAGTCTTTATAAAACATTTAGTTCACCTTGGTCTGATGAACCTGCCAAGGGGGAGCTTGAATATTGCATTCCAACATGTTATCATGCCAAAGCACAGCTGCCTCTACAT CTATATTTCTCAAAACTTCAGCTATCAACCCTGTTTTACGTTTTCTATAG TATGCCGAAGGATGAAGCTCAACTTTATGCGGCTTCTGAACT GTACGCCCGTGGATGGTTCTACCACAAAGATCAACAGTTATGGTTTACAAGAGTCCCGAACTCAGAGACTCTTGTCAAGACGCATGCTTACGAAAGAGGATTGTACCTTTGCTTTGATCCGAACACATGGAGCACAATTTTGAAG GAGCACTTTGTTTTGCATTACGATGCAGTGGAAAAGAAGCCGATACTCCCTTCAGATCACCCTTAA
- the LOC122022814 gene encoding protein PHYTOCHROME KINASE SUBSTRATE 4-like, translated as MKSEEENGEMERRSAAASFSGGCLHQRPAAFPTPHFILLAPDRKPHLGDPLVLSDAVAGGHGRRLSISRRIDDAELNIFDAERYFREGDEAASKRTFVVDEALRRCDLSEGLNGRGSPCQTTPTESSEASWNSKSGLLPHRAGRRRSSGKRVVFGRSCPCSGKKSVDVEEKKHSTPIRPLNASFDAKKQSFRAGEVGLDSIPERSPADEFNNELDLSCGVVKMKITPGNWGKDRSFFNVASRFSPEKTFPAEISHRIMNSGRHFADVPGFSFPVLSPPDVAGESPRDSLEVFRSTAKTSELSQPRPEEDAASDTSSDLFEIESLSTCRRRDSLDELEGRRFVGRGAAVDILQIQRRSLERAATPSVAPREASVATAEGFDRKISSAASDHGESRCIEEEHDLFTEAVDGARRKAGGLLNCRS; from the coding sequence ATGAAGTCGGAAGAGGAGAACGGGGAGATGGAGAGACGCAGTGCGGCAGCAAGCTTTAGTGGCGGCTGCCTGCACCAACGGCCGGCTGCCTTCCCCACTCCGCACTTCATTCTACTCGCTCCCGACCGCAAGCCGCACCTCGGCGATCCCCTCGTGCTCTCCGACGCCGTCGCCGGCGGCCACGGCCGCCGCCTCAGCATCTCCCGCCGAATCGACGACGCAGAGCTTAACATCTTCGACGCCGAGCGGTACTTCCGTGAAGGCGACGAGGCCGCCTCCAAGCGGACCTTCGTCGTCGATGAGGCGCTCCGAAGGTGCGACCTTTCCGAAGGATTGAATGGCCGGGGTTCGCCGTGCCAGACGACGCCCACCGAGTCGTCGGAAGCCAGCTGGAACAGTAAATCTGGACTTCTCCCACACCGAGCTGGTAGGCGTCGGTCGTCAGGAAAGCGAGTGGTCTTCGGGCGTAGCTGCCCTTGCTCCGGCAAGAAATCCGTCGACGTGGAGGAGAAGAAGCATTCGACCCCAATTCGACCGTTGAATGCCTCGTTCGATGCGAAAAAACAGAGCTTTCGAGCAGGAGAGGTGGGACTCGATAGCATCCCAGAGAGGTCGCCGGCCGATGAGTTCAACAACGAATTAGACCTTTCCTGCGGagtggtgaagatgaagataacTCCCGGAAATTGGGGTAAAGATCGAAGCTTTTTCAATGTAGCCAGCCGTTTCTCGCCGGAAAAGACCTTTCCTGCTGAAATCAGCCACCGGATAATGAACTCCGGCAGGCACTTCGCCGACGTCCCCGGTTTCTCCTTCCCGGTCCTTAGCCCTCCCGACGTCGCCGGAGAGTCACCGCGCGATTCGCTGGAGGTATTCCGGAGTACGGCAAAGACTTCTGAGTTATCGCAACCGCGGCCGGAGGAGGACGCGGCGAGCGACACGAGCTCGGACCTGTTCGAGATCGAGAGCCTCTCGACCTGCCGCCGTCGCGACTCCCTCGACGAGCTCGAAGGGCGTCGATTCGTCGGGAGAGGCGCGGCGGTGGATATCCTCCAGATACAGCGCCGGAGCCTCGAGAGGGCTGCCACGCCGTCCGTCGCCCCGAGGGAAGCGAGCGTCGCCACCGCGGAAGGCTTCGACCGCAAAATTTCCAGCGCCGCCTCGGACCACGGAGAGTCTCGCTGTATTGAGGAGGAACATGACCTGTTCACGGAGGCCGTGGATGGCGCCCGGCGGAAGGCCGGCGGGCTCCTGAACTGCCGTAGCTAG
- the LOC122024068 gene encoding probable NOT transcription complex subunit VIP2 isoform X3 produces the protein MSWLPNSTVIGSASNFADSSGRPYTTLFSAQSAATPGFFPSGGIQGLHNLHGSFNLPNMPSLLASREAAMNAVSSGGVQQLGGSIPSGRFTSNNLLVALSQIPHGSGVTNRGGINVVGNHAFSSSNINGADGPITGISSSSASGSRSSVPGLGVSSVLGNIGPKLTSSVANIVGGGNMGRNINSGGLSVSGLASLVNSATNSGSGNLNVQGTNRLISSMLQPAGPPMIGMLGNSYPTSGGSLSRSQGGNNALSSMGMSNTINAVDSSPFDMNDFPQLTSRPSSAGGQQGQLGATRKQGVGVSSIVHQNQEFSIQNEDFPALPGYKGGSSDFSVDLHQKEQLHENISTIQSHQLPMARSGGFNLGGTFQPNLQQQQLHATAASSGELPFAPGNSRDLRSHGSDFFPSHGNYHSQIQNSADPSIGLRALNSVTSASGMNTYEQLIQQYQQSQSQSQFRLQQMSDVGQSYKGQNVKSTQGSQVPPDPFCMLGLLSVISMHDPDLTRLALGIDLTTVGLSLNSTDSLYKTFSSPWSDEPAKGELEYCIPTCYHAKAQLPLHQLYFSKLQLSTLFYVFYSMPKDEAQLYAASELYARGWFYHKDQQLWFTRVPNSETLVKTHAYERGLYLCFDPNTWSTILKEHFVLHYDAVEKKPILPSDHP, from the exons ATGTCTTGGCTTCCAAAT TCAACAGTTATTGGTTCAGCATCAAATTTTGCAGACTCCTCAGGCCGACCCTATACCACATTGTTTTCTGCCCAGTCTGCTGCAACGCCTGGGTTTTTTCCCTCTG GTGGTATTCAAGGATTGCATAACCTTCATGGAAGCTTCAACCTGCCAAACATGCCAAGTTTGCTTGCATCAAGAGAGGCTGCAATGAATGCTGTATCATCTGGTGGTGTTCAGCAACTGGGAGGAAGCATTCCTAGTGGGCGATTCACGTCAAACAATCTTTTGGTTGCATTGTCTCAG aTACCTCATGGCTCTGGTGTCACAAATAGAGGGGGTATTAATGTCGTTGGAAATCATGCTTTTAGTAGTAGTAATATTAATGGAGCTGATGGGCCAATAACTGGTATTTCCTCAAGTTCAGCTTCTGGCAGTCGTAGTTCTGTTCCTGGTTTGGGAGTTTCTTCAGTATTGGGTAACATAGGCCCAAAACTTACAAGCTCTGTAGCTAATATTGTTGGTGGTGGTAACATGGGAAGAAACATCAACTCTGGAGGATTATCCGTGTCTGGTTTAGCTTCACTGGTAAACTCAGCTACTAATAGTGGATCAGGGAACCTCAATGTACAAGGTACCAACAGATTGATCAGTAGCatgcttcaaccag CCGGACCACCAATGATCGGTATGCTTGGTAACTCGTATCCTACATCTGGAGGATCGCTATCTAGGAGCCAAGGTGGGAATAATGCTTTAAGCTCTATGGGTATGTCGAATACCATCAATGCAGTGGATAGTTCTCCTTTTGATATGAATGATTTTCCTCAATTAACTTCAAGGCCTAGCTCAGCAGGAGGCCAACAAGGGCAATTGG GTGCAACACGGAAGCAAGGAGTTGGGGTTAGCTCCATTGTTCATCAAAATCAAGAATTTAGCATACAAAATGAAGATTTCCCAGCTTTGCCAGGATATAaag GTGGTAGCTCAGATTTTTCAGTGGATCTACATCAGAAGGAACAACTTCATGAAAATATTTCTACCATACAATCACACCAATTACCA ATGGCAAGATCTGGCGGATTTAACTTAGGAGGAACTTTCCAACCTAACCTTCAGCAACAGCAGCTGCATGCTACTGCAGCCAGTAGTGGTGAACTTCCTTTTGCACCTGGAAACAGTCGAGATCTACGATCACATGGCTCTGATTTCTTTCCTTCTCACGGGAATTATCATTCACAG ATTCAAAACAGTGCAGACCCTAGTATTGGGTTGAGAGCATTGAACTCTGTTACATCTGCTTCTGGTATGAATACATACGAGCAGCTGATTCAGCAATATCAACAATCACAAAGTCAATCTCAATTTAGACTACAGCAGATGTCTGATGTCGGTCAATCATATAAAGGTCAAAATGTAAAATCCACCCAGGGGTCACAAGTACCTCCTGATCCATTTTGCATGTTAGGGTTGTTGAGTGTTATTAGTATGCATGATCCAGATCTTACGCGTCTTGCATTGGGAATTGATTTAACTACCGTAGGACTGAGCTTGAACTCTACAGATAGTCTTTATAAAACATTTAGTTCACCTTGGTCTGATGAACCTGCCAAGGGGGAGCTTGAATATTGCATTCCAACATGTTATCATGCCAAAGCACAGCTGCCTCTACAT CAGCTATATTTCTCAAAACTTCAGCTATCAACCCTGTTTTACGTTTTCTATAG TATGCCGAAGGATGAAGCTCAACTTTATGCGGCTTCTGAACT GTACGCCCGTGGATGGTTCTACCACAAAGATCAACAGTTATGGTTTACAAGAGTCCCGAACTCAGAGACTCTTGTCAAGACGCATGCTTACGAAAGAGGATTGTACCTTTGCTTTGATCCGAACACATGGAGCACAATTTTGAAG GAGCACTTTGTTTTGCATTACGATGCAGTGGAAAAGAAGCCGATACTCCCTTCAGATCACCCTTAA
- the LOC122024068 gene encoding probable NOT transcription complex subunit VIP2 isoform X1 has translation MSWLPNSTVIGSASNFADSSGRPYTTLFSAQSAATPGFFPSGGIQGLHNLHGSFNLPNMPSLLASREAAMNAVSSGGVQQLGGSIPSGRFTSNNLLVALSQIPHGSGVTNRGGINVVGNHAFSSSNINGADGPITGISSSSASGSRSSVPGLGVSSVLGNIGPKLTSSVANIVGGGNMGRNINSGGLSVSGLASLVNSATNSGSGNLNVQGTNRLISSMLQPAGPPMIGMLGNSYPTSGGSLSRSQGGNNALSSMGMSNTINAVDSSPFDMNDFPQLTSRPSSAGGQQGQLGATRKQGVGVSSIVHQNQEFSIQNEDFPALPGYKGGSSDFSVDLHQKEQLHENISTIQSHQLPFDINQMARSGGFNLGGTFQPNLQQQQLHATAASSGELPFAPGNSRDLRSHGSDFFPSHGNYHSQIQNSADPSIGLRALNSVTSASGMNTYEQLIQQYQQSQSQSQFRLQQMSDVGQSYKGQNVKSTQGSQVPPDPFCMLGLLSVISMHDPDLTRLALGIDLTTVGLSLNSTDSLYKTFSSPWSDEPAKGELEYCIPTCYHAKAQLPLHQLYFSKLQLSTLFYVFYSMPKDEAQLYAASELYARGWFYHKDQQLWFTRVPNSETLVKTHAYERGLYLCFDPNTWSTILKEHFVLHYDAVEKKPILPSDHP, from the exons ATGTCTTGGCTTCCAAAT TCAACAGTTATTGGTTCAGCATCAAATTTTGCAGACTCCTCAGGCCGACCCTATACCACATTGTTTTCTGCCCAGTCTGCTGCAACGCCTGGGTTTTTTCCCTCTG GTGGTATTCAAGGATTGCATAACCTTCATGGAAGCTTCAACCTGCCAAACATGCCAAGTTTGCTTGCATCAAGAGAGGCTGCAATGAATGCTGTATCATCTGGTGGTGTTCAGCAACTGGGAGGAAGCATTCCTAGTGGGCGATTCACGTCAAACAATCTTTTGGTTGCATTGTCTCAG aTACCTCATGGCTCTGGTGTCACAAATAGAGGGGGTATTAATGTCGTTGGAAATCATGCTTTTAGTAGTAGTAATATTAATGGAGCTGATGGGCCAATAACTGGTATTTCCTCAAGTTCAGCTTCTGGCAGTCGTAGTTCTGTTCCTGGTTTGGGAGTTTCTTCAGTATTGGGTAACATAGGCCCAAAACTTACAAGCTCTGTAGCTAATATTGTTGGTGGTGGTAACATGGGAAGAAACATCAACTCTGGAGGATTATCCGTGTCTGGTTTAGCTTCACTGGTAAACTCAGCTACTAATAGTGGATCAGGGAACCTCAATGTACAAGGTACCAACAGATTGATCAGTAGCatgcttcaaccag CCGGACCACCAATGATCGGTATGCTTGGTAACTCGTATCCTACATCTGGAGGATCGCTATCTAGGAGCCAAGGTGGGAATAATGCTTTAAGCTCTATGGGTATGTCGAATACCATCAATGCAGTGGATAGTTCTCCTTTTGATATGAATGATTTTCCTCAATTAACTTCAAGGCCTAGCTCAGCAGGAGGCCAACAAGGGCAATTGG GTGCAACACGGAAGCAAGGAGTTGGGGTTAGCTCCATTGTTCATCAAAATCAAGAATTTAGCATACAAAATGAAGATTTCCCAGCTTTGCCAGGATATAaag GTGGTAGCTCAGATTTTTCAGTGGATCTACATCAGAAGGAACAACTTCATGAAAATATTTCTACCATACAATCACACCAATTACCA TTTGATATCAACCAGATGGCAAGATCTGGCGGATTTAACTTAGGAGGAACTTTCCAACCTAACCTTCAGCAACAGCAGCTGCATGCTACTGCAGCCAGTAGTGGTGAACTTCCTTTTGCACCTGGAAACAGTCGAGATCTACGATCACATGGCTCTGATTTCTTTCCTTCTCACGGGAATTATCATTCACAG ATTCAAAACAGTGCAGACCCTAGTATTGGGTTGAGAGCATTGAACTCTGTTACATCTGCTTCTGGTATGAATACATACGAGCAGCTGATTCAGCAATATCAACAATCACAAAGTCAATCTCAATTTAGACTACAGCAGATGTCTGATGTCGGTCAATCATATAAAGGTCAAAATGTAAAATCCACCCAGGGGTCACAAGTACCTCCTGATCCATTTTGCATGTTAGGGTTGTTGAGTGTTATTAGTATGCATGATCCAGATCTTACGCGTCTTGCATTGGGAATTGATTTAACTACCGTAGGACTGAGCTTGAACTCTACAGATAGTCTTTATAAAACATTTAGTTCACCTTGGTCTGATGAACCTGCCAAGGGGGAGCTTGAATATTGCATTCCAACATGTTATCATGCCAAAGCACAGCTGCCTCTACAT CAGCTATATTTCTCAAAACTTCAGCTATCAACCCTGTTTTACGTTTTCTATAG TATGCCGAAGGATGAAGCTCAACTTTATGCGGCTTCTGAACT GTACGCCCGTGGATGGTTCTACCACAAAGATCAACAGTTATGGTTTACAAGAGTCCCGAACTCAGAGACTCTTGTCAAGACGCATGCTTACGAAAGAGGATTGTACCTTTGCTTTGATCCGAACACATGGAGCACAATTTTGAAG GAGCACTTTGTTTTGCATTACGATGCAGTGGAAAAGAAGCCGATACTCCCTTCAGATCACCCTTAA